In Malus sylvestris chromosome 16, drMalSylv7.2, whole genome shotgun sequence, the following are encoded in one genomic region:
- the LOC126607094 gene encoding uncharacterized protein LOC126607094 — MMAALVTGGAKLEGSGFISLQNINYNNTRGRRRRNEETNCRPHPPPPPRLLSLVVCQAEAAKGSGTTARGRRLVKIREEKRKREYDRLHRYPAWAKVLEDACKDDGELRAVLGDSIGNPELMRKRVEERIRQKGRDFTKSKTGSVLAFKVTFRDFNPLDSHIWFEFYGSPSDRDVDLFGSVIQSWYVMGRLGAFNSTNLQLANSSMEYNPLYDVDKGFKVMPSSFHDISDVEFQDNWGRVWVDLGTADYFSVDVLLNCLTVLSTEYLGIQQIVFGGRNMGDWEEGMTNTEYGYKYFKI; from the exons ATGATGGCGGCCTTGGTCACAGGAGGAGCCAAACTGGAGGGTTCAGGCTTTATCTCGCTACAGAATATTAATTACAACAATacacgaggaagaagaagaagaaacgaagaAACCAACTGTCGACCTCATCCACCTCCACCACCTCGGCTCCTATCACTAGTAGTATGCCAGGCCGAGGCGGCCAAAGGGTCAGGTACCACCGCCAGAGGACGCAGACTTGTTAAAATTCGTGAAGAGAAGAGGAAGCGCGAGTACGACCGCCTTCACAGGTATCCAGCCTGGGCCAAAGTGTTGGAAGACGCCTGCAAGGACGATGGTGAGCTGCGAGCGGTTCTTGGAGACAGCATTGGGAACCCTGAGCTCATGAGGAAAAGGGTCGAAGAAAGAATCCGCCAGAAGGGCAGGGACTTCACCAAATCCAAAACCGGTTCTGTCCTTGCCTTCAAAGTCACTTTCAGAGA CTTCAATCCTCTTGATTCCCACATATGGTTTGAATTCTATGGATCCCCATCTGATCGCGATGTTGATCTCTTCGGCAGT GTTATTCAATCATGGTATGTCATGGGACGCTTGGGTGCCTTTAATTCTACTAATCTGCAG CTGGCAAATTCTTCTATGGAGTACAATCCCCTTTATGATGTGGATAAGGGTTTCAAAGTGATGCCATCTTCATTTCATGATATCAGCGACGTTGAGTTTCAGGATAACTGGGGTCGTGTTTG GGTAGACCTTGGTACAGCTGACTATTTTTCTGTGGATGTACTCCTCAATTGCTTGACAGTCTTGAGTACAGA ATATCTGGGCATTCAACAGATAGTTTTTGGTGGCCGTAACATGGGTGATTGGGAAGAGGGGATGACCAACACAGAGTATGGATACAAGTACTTCAAGATCTGA
- the LOC126606939 gene encoding pyruvate kinase, cytosolic isozyme: protein MANIDIEGILKELPNDGRIPKTKIVCTLGPSSRSVPMVEKLLRAGMNVARFNFSHGTHDYHQETLDNLRTAMHNTQILCAVMLDTKGPEIRTGFLKGGKPIQLKEGQEITITTDYSIKGDAEMISMSYKKLAVDLKPRNTILCADGTITLTVLSCDPAAGTVRCRCENTAMLGERKNVNLPGVVVDLPTLTEKDKEDILEWGVPNKIDMIALSFVRKGSDLVNVRKVLGPHAKNIQLMSKVENQEGVINFDEILRETDSFMVARGDLGMEIPVEKIFLAQKMMIYKCNLVGKPVVTATQMLESMIKSPRPTRAEATDVANAVLDGTDCVMLSGESAAGSYPELAVKIMARICIEAESSLDYRAIFKEMIKSTPLPMSPLESLASSAVRTANKARAKLIVVLTRGGSTAKLVAKYRPAVPILSVVVPVLTTDSFDWTCSDETPARHSLIYRGLIPLLAEGSAKATDAESTEVILEAALKSATERGLCTPGDAVVALHRIGVASVIKICVVK from the exons ATGGCCAACATAGACATAGAAGGAATACTCAAGGAGCTCCCCAACGACGGCCGCATCCCCAAGACCAAGATCGTCTGCACCCTCGGCCCCTCTTCCCGCTCGGTCCCCATGGTCGAGAAGCTTCTCAGGGCTGGCATGAACGTCGCCCGCTTCAACTTCTCTCACGGCACCCACGACTACCACCAGGAGACCCTCGACAATCTCCGCACTGCCATGCACAACACTCAGATCCTCTGCGCCGTGATGCTTGATACAAAG GGGCCTGAGATTCGGACTGGATTCCTCAAGGGTGGAAAACCGATTCAACTTAAGGAAGGGCAGGAAATTACTATTACTACTGATTACAGCATCAAGGGGGATGCAGAGATGATTTCCATGAGCTACAAGAAGCTTGCTGTGGATTTGAAGCCTAGAAATACCATTTTATGTGCAGATGGCACCATTACTCTCACTGTATTATCTTGTGATCCAGCAGCTGGTACAGTTAGGTGCCGCTGTGAGAACACTGCAATGCTGGGTGAAAGAAAAAATGTCAATCTTCCTGGTGTTGTGGTGGATCTTCCCACACTGACGGAGAAGGATAAGGAAGATATTCTCGAATGGGGCGTGCCCAACAAGATTGATATGATTGCTCTTTCATTTGTACGCAAGGGATCAGATCTTGTTAATGTCCGTAAAGTTCTTGGACCCCATGCCAAGAACATACAATTGATGTCAAAG GTTGAAAACCAGGAGGGAGTTATCAACTTTGACGAGATATTGCGAGAGACAGATTCATTCATGGTTGCCCGTGGTGATCTTGGAATGGAAATCCCAGTTGAGAAAATTTTTCTGGCACAAAAGATGATGATATATAAGTGTAATCTTGTGGGCAAGCCTGTGGTCACTGCCACTCAGATGCTTGAATCCATGATCAAGTCTCCTCGGCCAACCCGTGCTGAAGCCACAGATGTAGCTAATGCTGTCCTTGATGGCACTGATTGTGTCATGCTTAGTGGTGAGAGTGCAGCTGGGTCCTATCCAGAACTTGCTGTGAAAATTATGGCTCGTATATGTATTGAGGCAGAATCTTCCCTTGATTACAGGGCAATCTTTAAGGAGATGATAAAGTCGACACCCCTTCCAATGAGCCCTTTGGAGAGTCTTGCATCCTCTGCTGTCAGAACAGCCAACAAGGCCAGAGCCAAACTCATTGTTGTGTTGACACGTGGTGGGAGCACAGCCAAATTGGTGGCGAAGTACCGGCCTGCTGTTCCTATCCTGTCGGTGGTGGTTCCAGTTCTGACCACAGACTCATTTGATTGGACCTGCAGTGATGAGACTCCGGCAAGGCATAGCCTAATCTACAGGGGGTTGATTCCTCTATTGGCTGAAGGATCTGCCAAAGCTACTGATGCAGAATCCACAGAGGTGATCCTGGAAGCTGCTCTGAAGTCAGCAACAGAGAGGGGATTGTGCACGCCTGGGGATGCTGTGGTGGCACTTCATCGTATTGGAGTCGCCTCTGTTATTAAGATCTGCGTGGTAAAGTGA
- the LOC126606941 gene encoding uncharacterized protein LOC126606941 — protein MAFASATCFSSQLELKLLPRGLAANSPLLVFPSYNSRRFRPLSPTLKASRPFSGVVSAAAKGNSHSNSNSVGIKTSKAAAEEEEVVEEVEEDLPWIQEKALDVVEFTGSVTQAIPGPRVGTSSLPWILALPLTYAGLTFVIALVKTIKKFSSPRHKRKKLVNKNAMLCKSIDELFQRGADEVKPDALHQLVQKTGFSMEEILRKYIRYTLNEKLFNPDVVSNLIQLRKASMFDDSQVAEILNEISRRIVRDKGPVVMDVSGYTERGFKRKLAVQSLFGKVFYLSELPEFCSRDSSLIVKEIFGVTDEDADKLRIHTLSEAGDIDSLEKMVDGSDSDDSGHGSP, from the exons ATGGCTTTTGCTTCTGCGACTTGCTTTTCTTCCCAACTCGAACTGAAACTGCTTCCCCGCGGCCTCGCCGCCAACAGTCCCCTATTGGTATTTCCTTCTTATAATAGTCGTCGTTTCAGACCTCTCAGTCCGACACTCAAAGCAAGCAGACCCTTTTCCGGCGTTGTATCGGCTGCGGCGAAGGGTAATTCGCATTCGAATTCAAATTCCGTTGGAATCAAAACCAGTAAAGCAGCAGCGGAAGAAGAGGAAGTAGTGGAAGAGGTGGAAGAGGATTTACCGTGGATTCAGGAGAAGGCCTTGGACGTGGTAGAGTTCACGGGCTCCGTCACACAGGCGATTCCTGGACCCAGAGTGGGCACCAGCTCTCTCCCTTGGATTCTGGCTCTCCCTCTCACCTATGCCGGTCTCACTTTCGTCATTGCCCTTGTCAAGACCATCAAAAAGTTTTCTTCCCCTCGACATAAACGCAAGAAACTG GTGAATAAAAATGCTATGCTATGCAAATCAATAGACGAATTGTTTCAGAGGGGTGCAGATGAAGTCAAACCCGATGCCTTGCACCAGCTTGTGCAGAAG ACTGGTTTTAGCATGGAGGAAATTTTGCGAAAGTACATTCGGTATACTTTGAATGAAAAACTATTCAACCCAGACGTGGTTTCCAACTTAATTCAGCTCAGAAAAGCTTCAATGTTCGATGATTCTCAAGTTGCTGAAATTCTGAATGAAATTTCAAGAAGAATTGTACGAGACAAGG GCCCAGTTGTAATGGATGTTTCAGGCTACACTGAAAGAGGTTTCAAGAGAAAATTAGCTGTTCAATCCCTTTTTGGAAAGGTTTTCTATCTGTCAGAG CTTCCAGAGTTCTGTTCGAGGGATAGCTCCTTAATTGTCAAAGAAATATTTGGCGTTACTGA TGAAGATGCGGATAAGTTACGGATACATACACTTTCTGAAGCAGGGGATATAGATTCGTTAGAAAAGATGGTTGATGGTTCAGATTCAGATGATTCTGGTCACGGCTCTCCTTGA
- the LOC126606940 gene encoding lipoyl synthase, chloroplastic: MRLEKSRYSRQEIEEELKTMMIQLQSQVSSSSSCPVGPISFEVPKGRMSALNVRSGGRRRGIRCKAVAVGMGPYTGRDPDAKKAEWLRQKAPQGHKYGEVKESLSRLNLKTVCEEAQCPNIGECWNGGGDGISTATIMLLGDTCTRGCRFCAVKTSRTPPPPDPMEPLHTATAVASWGVDYIVLTSVDRDDLADGGSGHFARTVQALKTLKPDIMVECLTSDFRGDLTAVHTLLYSGLDVFAHNIETVKRLQRIVRDPRAGYEQSLSVLRHAKQSKKGMITKTSIMLGLGETDNELKETMADLRAIDVDILTLGQYLQPTPLHLTVKEYVAPEKFVFWKEYGESIGFRYVASGPLVRSSYRAGELFVKTMVREMANSSTGVPQ, translated from the exons ATGCGCCTTGAG AAATCTAGATATTCTAGACAGGAAATTGAGGAAGAATTGAAGACGATGATGATTCAGCTGCAATCCCAagtttcatcatcatcatcatgccCAGTGGGCCCAATCTCATTTGAGGTTCCGAAAGGCCGGATGTCTGCCTTGAATGTACGATCAGGAGGACGACGACGAGGAATACGATGTAAGGCGGTGGCGGTGGGAATGGGGCCTTACACGGGGAGAGACCCAGATGCGAAGAAGGCGGAATGGCTAAGGCAGAAAGCCCCCCAGGGACACAAGTACGGGGAGGTCAAGGAGTCCTTGTCCCGTCTGAATCTCAAGACGGTGTGCGAGGAGGCCCAGTGCCCTAACATCGGCGAATGTTGGAATGGAGGTGGCGATGGCATTTCCACTGCCACCATCATGCTCCTCGGAGACACCTGCACCCGCGGCTGTCGCTTCTGTGCCGTCAAGACCAGCCGGACTCCTCCACCTCCCGATCCCATGGAGCCTCTCCACACTGCCACCGCCGTTGCCAGCTGGGGCGTCGATTATATTGTTTTAACCAGTGTTGATCGCGATGACCTGGCCGATGGTGGAAGCGGACATTTTGCTCGCACCGTCCAAGCCCTCAAG ACTCTCAAGCCTGACATCATGGTTGAGTGTTTAACTTCCGACTTTCGCGGTGACTTGACGGCTGTACACACTCTGCTTTACTCTGGACTTGATGTTTTTGCACACAACATTGAGACCGTCAAACGCCTCCAGCGAATTGTCAGAGACCCTCGCGCTGG GTATGAGCAAAGCTTATCTGTTCTAAGACATGCAAAGCAAAGCAAGAAGGGGATGATAACAAAAACTTCTATAATGTTGGGCCTGGGAGAAACAGACAATGAGTTGAAGGAAACCATGGCTGATTTAAGGGCTATAGATGTTGATATATTGACACTTGGACAATATTTACAG CCAACTCCATTACATTTGACTGTCAAAGAATATGTCGCCCCTGAGAAATTCGTTTTCTGGAAGGAATATGGGGAGTCTATTGGATTTCGTTATGTAGCCAGTGGCCCCTTG GTCCGGTCCTCGTATAGGGCAGGGGAACTGTTTGTTAAAACAATGGTCAGGGAAATGGCTAACAGCTCTACTGGCGTACCTCAGTAA